The genomic DNA TGCATTCACTTGACCACCAATGCTATCAAATGATTCTGCAATCTCTCGTGCACTACGTGTCTCTGTCCCTTTAAAGAACATATGCTCTAAAAAGTGAGAAATCCCATTATTTTTTTCATTTTCATTTCTTGATCCCGCATGGATCCAAATACCAATTGCAACCGATCTTACAGTTGGTATATTCTCCATAACTATTCTTACACCATTTTTACAAGTATATTTTTTAATCAAAAACTTTCCTCCTACTGCCAGTTTCTCTAAATAAAACGCTATTATTTAATGATAACAAGTTTAAGGATGAATGTCATGCAAATGTATTTAATCCACACGTTTTTCATCCAGTAATTCAGTTATATTCCCCACTTTATATCCTTGTTCCTTCAATTTTGTAATCATTATATCTAAAGCCTCTGCTGTAGACGAAGTAGGATGCATTAATATGATAGCACCTGGATGTATTTTTCTCATTACTCTCTGCAATAGTACATCTGGCTCAGGTCGCTGCCAATCAATCGTATCTACAGTCCACATAATCGTTCCCATTTGAAAATCATCTGCAATCTTTACGACTTCATCTCGAAAGCTTCCACTCGGCGGGGCAAACCATCTTACTTTTTGATTCGTTGCTACTTCTATCATTCGATTTGTTTTTTGTAACTGATCTCGTATTTCATCTGAGGATAACGTTTTCATATTAGGGTGTGTGTATGAGTGATTTCCAACTTCTTGTTTTGCATCGACAATCATTTTTGCAAACCGCAAATTTTCTTTCACCCAACGTCCTTCTAAAAAGAAAGTGGCCTTCACATCATACTTTTTCAAGATTTCTAATATGCGAGGCAAATACTCATTTCCCCATGCCACATTTATTGTTAATCCTACCATCTTTTTATTTGGATGCCCTCTATAAATTGGAGCTGGTGATAAATCTTCCAAATGAACACTCGGTGAGACTTCTTTGAATTCAAGATATTTTTGATCAAATTCCTTTAGCTTCTTCATATTATTATACGATGCTTCAATATCCACTTGTCTTCCATTATATCCAGGTGTTGCCTTCCATATTTTATCAATCATCGCATTTTGAGGTGCAATCTCATACTGTTTTGCATGCTTTTGAATTTCTTCATGCAAGTTATCTTGTGCAAAAACAGAATAAGAGCCTAAACTGACATATAAAGAAAATATACATATGTATGCCAATATACGAACTTTCATATAAACCCTCCCAAATTAACTATATAAAAACATTTTCTTCTTATCTTTGTTAATTTGAGCGTTATAATGAAAACTATACCTATACCGACATAAAAATATATGAACATCATGTTTTTTACATAACAAAAAAAGCCAGTTTAACTGGCTTTTACTTATTGCTGCTCTTGTTTGTCTTCTTCTTTAGCAGCTTCTTTTTCTTGCTCTTCTTTTAGCAATACTTTTCTAGATAGATTTACGCGACCTTGCTTGTCAATCTCGATAACTTTAACTGTAATTACATCACCGATTTTCACAACGTCTTCTACTTTACCTACACGCTCAAGTGCAAGTTCAGAAATATGAACTAATCCATCTTTACCGCTGAATAATTCAACGAAAGCACCGAATTTCTCAACACGTTTCACTTTTCCTTCGTAGATCTCACCTACTTGTACTTCGCGAACGATATCTTCGATAATCTTCTTAGCTTTGTCGTTCATTTCTTGATTTATTGATGAAATGAATACTGTACCATCTTGCTCGATGTCAATTTTAACACCAGTTTCTTCAATAATTTTATTGATTTGTTTACCGCTTGGTCCAATAACGTCACGGATTTTATCTGGGTTAATTGTCATTGTAATAATCTTTGGAGCGTAAGCTGATAATTCAGTACGTGGCTCTGCAATAACAGATAACATATGATTTAGAATGTGCACACGACCAATTTTCGCTTGTTGTAATGCCTCTTCTAAAATCTCACGTGATAAACCATCGATTTTAATGTCCATTTGCAGTGCAGTTACACCTTGTGCTGTACCTGCTACTTTAAAGTCCATATCACCTAAATGATCTTCCATACCTTGAATATCAGATAAAATTGTGTAATGCTCACCAGATTTAACCAGACCCATTGCAATACCTGCAACTGGAGCTTTAAGTGGAACACCCGCATCCATCATTGCTAAAGTACTACCACAAATACTTGCTTGTGAAGTAGAACCATTTGATTCTAATACTTCAGATACAAGGCGTACTGTGTATGGGAAATCTTTTTCAGATGGAATTACAGGCTCAAGTGCGCGCTCTCCTAGTGCCCCGTGACCAATTTCACGACGACCTGGTCCACGCATCGGTCTTGTTTCACCAACACTAAATGATGGGAAATTGTAATGGTGCATAAAGCGTTTTGATTCTTCTACACCAAGACCATCTAAAATTTGCACATCGCCTAATGCACCTAATGTACAAATACTTAATGCTTGTGTTTGTCCACGTGTGAATAAACCAGAACCGTGTGTACGAGATAAAATACCAACCTCTGATGCTAAAGGACGGATTTCGTCACCTTTACGGCCATCTGGGCGAATTTTTTCAACTGTAATAAGACGACGTACTTCTTCTTTTACAATTTTATATAAAATCTCATTTACTTGTCCTAATGTATCAGCGTCAGCTTCTTCAGCTTCGTAATGCTCAATTACACGCTTTTTCACTTCGTTAATTGCATCTTCACGTGCATGTTTCTCATGTACTTGAATTGCAGAATGCATATCCTTCTCAGCCATTTCACGTACAGCTTGATTAAGATCAGCGTCAACTTCATAAAGTTTCACTTCTGATTTCTCTTTACCTACAGCTTGTACAATCTCTTCTTGGAATGCAATTAAACGTTTAATTTCGTCATGACCAAACATAATTGCTTCTAACATTGTTTCTTCAGGCACTTGATCTGCTCCTGCTTCAACCATGTTAATCGCATCTTTCGTACCAGCTACAACTAAGTGGATATCACTTTGTTCTTGCTGTTCTACTGTTGGATTAATAACGAATTCGCCATTAATACGACCAACTGTCGCACCAGCGATTGGACCTTCAAATGGAATATCTGAAATCGATAACGCTAATGAAGAACCAAGCATAGCTGCCATTTCAGAAGAACAATCTTGATCAACACTCATTACAATGCTGACAACTTGCACTTCGTTACGGAAACCATCTGCGAATAGCGGACGAATTGGACGGTCGATTAAACGACTTGCCAAAATTGCTTTTTCACTTGGACGACCTTCACGCTTAATAAAACCGCCAGGAATTTTTCCGACTGCATATAAACGCTCTTCATAGTTTACTGTAAGTGGGAAAAAATCTACATTTTTAGCTTCTTTTGATGCAGTTGCTGTAGATAGAACCGCTGTATCGCCATATCTTACTAATACTGCTCCGTTCGCTTGTTTGGCAAGCTGACCAGTTTCAACTGTTAGCTGGCGACCAGCTAAATCTATCGAGAAGACTTGCTTTTCTTGACTCATTTAAGTACCCCTCTCAATTTAAAGTATTCAATTCTTCTATGTAAATGGATAGTATATCACAATATTCTACCTCTAGTATTGCCTAAAATTAAGTAAGCTATAAAGCGTAGAAGATATATTTTTACCTAACAAAAAAGCGGGAATATTCCCGCTTCTTTGACTATCGACGTAAGCCAAGCTTTGTGATTAATTCACGGTAACGTGTGATATCGCTATTACGAAGGTAAGTTAGTAAGTTACGACGTTTACCAACCATCTTTAATAGACCACGACGTGAATGATGATCTTTCTTGTGAGTACGTAAGTGCTCGTTTAGAGTGTTAATTTGCTCCGTTAGGACAGCAATTTGAACCTCTGGAGAACCAGTATCAGTCTCATGAGTTCTAAATTGTGCAATGATTTCGTTTTTACGCTCTTGTGTTAAAGCCATCCTATTTCACCTCCTATTAATTAAACCCCCAATTACCTAGCAAGCGTCGGTGAGTCGCAATGCCAAGCAATGGTTGTCATAAAGTACATAACATAGAATACTACTTTTCATTTGAAAAAGCAAGTATATTCTTTTCGCTCGCAAAATATTCTTGTGCTGTTTTCTTATCTTTTGCGATTTGTTCAACTAACTCATCAATGCCATTGAATTTCTTCTCTTCTCTTATACGCATATGCCACTCTACTGTAACATTTTGGTCGTATATATCTTTGTTAAATTCAAATAAGTGCACTTCAATTGATAATTGACGCTCATCTTCTTTAAAAGTCGGTTTATATCCAATATTACATACACCATCGTACCATTCATCGTGAACTTTTAATCTCACTGCATAAACACCTACAGGTGGCAATAAATACTCATCACTTAAACCTACATTAGCTGTTGGAAAACCAATTTGGCGTCCACGTTTGTCGCCGTGTATAACTGTTCCCGCTACAGTATAGGCTCTACCTAAAATAGATGGAATTTGTTCCATTTCGCCATTTCGAATTAACTTTCGTAATGCTGTAGAACTTACTTTCTCTTCTTGAAATTCAACTTTTTCAATCACAGTCTGTGTAAACTCCCCTCTTGCATGAAATGGTAAAGTCTCCATCTTTCCTTTTCCTAAACGTCCATATGAATAATCAAACCCTGCTACTACATGCTTTACATTTAAACCAATAATATAATCATCTACAAATTGTTGCGGTAATAACCCTGCAAATGATTCATCAAATTTAATCACATATAATATATCGATTCCTAAGCTTTCGACTATTTTTTCTTTATCACGCATTGGTGTAATATACTCCACATGCGCATCCTTTTTCCCTAAAACAACAGATGGGTGGGGATGAAATGTCATAACTGCACTTTTATATCCTCTGTCGTCCGCTATTTTTTTCGCAGTTCGAATTACACATTGATGTCCTAAATGAATGCCATCAAAAAATCCTAATGCCATTACAGTAGGTGGTAATTCTAATTTATTTTGTTCATGTGGATGAGTTAAATGAATAAGTTTCACGCTTGAATTCACCTTTTTCTGTAATAATCCTTCCAATAATTCATTATAGCTTTAGTTCTTGATTATTCACAAGTACTTTCATCGGCTTTAACATGCCAGGATGTTTCGGATGATGTTCATAAATTGCTAAGCAACGATCATTTTTATCAAACACTGTAATAAATGGTGCCGTTATTTCTAATTCATTCTTTAAGAACATACCATTCTTAATTTTCTCTGCTTGCTTTTCATCTACAACCATTTTTGGAAACTTACTTAATGCTTCATCAATTGAAATGAAGATAGACTCTACTGTTCCATTTTGCACGTTTTCTTCAATTTCTTCAAATGATATGCAATCTTCTAATAAAAATTCACCAGATGCCGTTCTTACAAGGTGAGACATATGTGATGGGAAACCAAGTTTCTCCCCAATCATTACCGCTAACGTTCTTACATATGTTCCTTTACTACACGTTACACGGAAACGGAATGAAATATTTTCTCCTTCAAAAACTTCACGATCATCAAGTAATACGAACTCATGAATCGTAATTGTACGAACTGGACGTTCCACCTCTTGTCCTGCTCTTGCATATTCGTATAATTTTTTCCCGTTTACTTTTACAGCCGAGAACATTGGTGGCATTTGTTCAATCGTGCCTGTTAATTCAGCAAGAACTTTTTCTATTTCCTTACGAGTAATAGCACGATCTATATTTTTCGTTTCAACAACCTCACCAGAAGCATCTTCAGTTGTCGTTGAAAATCCTAATGTTACTTCACCTTCATATGTTTTCGTTTCACTTGTTAAAAATTGTGCAATTTTTGTTGCTCTTCCGACGCAAATTGGTAATACTCCTGTTACATCTGGGTCTAATGTTCCCGTATGACCAATTCTCTTTTCTCTCAATACCTTTCTTAATTTAAATACACAATCATGTGATGTCATGCCTTTTGGCTTATGTAATAATACTACACCTTCCATATATGTTCACCTCATCATAATTCTTTCGTAGTAAATATCCAAAACTTATTTTGCATTGAAAAAATGGATAGACAAATGTCTATCCATTATTCTTCACGTTTACCGTCTTTATTAATTTCATGTAAAAGTGTATCAATTCGATGACCATATCCGATAGACTCATCAAACTCAAAGGTAATTTCCGGTGTTTTACGAAGACGAATACGTTGGCCAATTTCTGAACGAATAAAGCCTTTTGCCTTCGCTAAACCTTTTAACGTATTTTCTTTCTGTTCTTCGTCACCTAAAACAGAAATATATACTTTGGCAATTTGTAAATCACCACTCACTTGTACATCTGTTACTGTAACAAATCCGATACGTGGGTCTTTAATTTTACGACTAATGATGTCGCCTAATTCTTTTTTCATTTGCTCGCCTACACGGTTTGCACGTAATTTCATAACTCTTCACCTCATTCAATACCATTCCAATTGTGTTATCGTACGTTCAATTTCAGGAAATGAATCGATGTACTCCAGTACACGATTCATTTCTTTTTCACAGATAACACGATTTGAGGATACGGAAACAATCGCAATTTCTGTACGTTGCCATACATCTTGATGCCCAACTTCAGAAACAGCTACATTATAGCGCTGTTTCACACGAGTTAGCACTCGTTGCAAAATTGCCCGTTTCTCTTTTAAAGAATGTACATCGTAAATCATACACTCGAATGAGAGTGAAGCGACAATCATCGCTTCACTTCTTCCATAACGTATGCTTCAATGATGTCCCCTTCTTTAAGGTCATTATATCTCTCAATTGTAATACCACACTCATAGTTTTGTGCAACTTCTTTTACGTCGTCTTTGAAACGTTTTAACGTATCAAGTTGTCCTTCGAAAATTACTATACCATCGCGGATAATACGAACGCCACTATCGCGTGTAATTTTACCGTCAATTACGTAACAACCTGCAATTGTTCCAACTTTTGTTACCTTGAATGTTTGACGAACTTCCGCTTGACCGATTACTTTTTCTTCGAATTCTGGATCAAGCATACCTTGCATTGCTAATTCAATTTCTTCGATTACTTTGTAGATAATGCGGTGTAAGCGAACATCAACGTTCTCTAATTCAGCTGTACGCTTCGCGTTCACATCCGGACGTACGTTAAATCCAATTACAATTGCATTAGATGCAGAAGCTAAAATAATATCAGATTCTGTAATCGCACCTACACCAGTGTGAATGATTTTAACTTTTACGCCTTCAACATCAATTTTACGAAGTGATGCTGCCATCGCTTCAACAGAACCT from Bacillus cereus G9842 includes the following:
- the rpsO gene encoding 30S ribosomal protein S15 — protein: MALTQERKNEIIAQFRTHETDTGSPEVQIAVLTEQINTLNEHLRTHKKDHHSRRGLLKMVGKRRNLLTYLRNSDITRYRELITKLGLRR
- the truB gene encoding tRNA pseudouridine(55) synthase TruB, with product MEGVVLLHKPKGMTSHDCVFKLRKVLREKRIGHTGTLDPDVTGVLPICVGRATKIAQFLTSETKTYEGEVTLGFSTTTEDASGEVVETKNIDRAITRKEIEKVLAELTGTIEQMPPMFSAVKVNGKKLYEYARAGQEVERPVRTITIHEFVLLDDREVFEGENISFRFRVTCSKGTYVRTLAVMIGEKLGFPSHMSHLVRTASGEFLLEDCISFEEIEENVQNGTVESIFISIDEALSKFPKMVVDEKQAEKIKNGMFLKNELEITAPFITVFDKNDRCLAIYEHHPKHPGMLKPMKVLVNNQELKL
- the pnp gene encoding polyribonucleotide nucleotidyltransferase, which translates into the protein MSQEKQVFSIDLAGRQLTVETGQLAKQANGAVLVRYGDTAVLSTATASKEAKNVDFFPLTVNYEERLYAVGKIPGGFIKREGRPSEKAILASRLIDRPIRPLFADGFRNEVQVVSIVMSVDQDCSSEMAAMLGSSLALSISDIPFEGPIAGATVGRINGEFVINPTVEQQEQSDIHLVVAGTKDAINMVEAGADQVPEETMLEAIMFGHDEIKRLIAFQEEIVQAVGKEKSEVKLYEVDADLNQAVREMAEKDMHSAIQVHEKHAREDAINEVKKRVIEHYEAEEADADTLGQVNEILYKIVKEEVRRLITVEKIRPDGRKGDEIRPLASEVGILSRTHGSGLFTRGQTQALSICTLGALGDVQILDGLGVEESKRFMHHYNFPSFSVGETRPMRGPGRREIGHGALGERALEPVIPSEKDFPYTVRLVSEVLESNGSTSQASICGSTLAMMDAGVPLKAPVAGIAMGLVKSGEHYTILSDIQGMEDHLGDMDFKVAGTAQGVTALQMDIKIDGLSREILEEALQQAKIGRVHILNHMLSVIAEPRTELSAYAPKIITMTINPDKIRDVIGPSGKQINKIIEETGVKIDIEQDGTVFISSINQEMNDKAKKIIEDIVREVQVGEIYEGKVKRVEKFGAFVELFSGKDGLVHISELALERVGKVEDVVKIGDVITVKVIEIDKQGRVNLSRKVLLKEEQEKEAAKEEDKQEQQ
- the rbfA gene encoding 30S ribosome-binding factor RbfA; amino-acid sequence: MKLRANRVGEQMKKELGDIISRKIKDPRIGFVTVTDVQVSGDLQIAKVYISVLGDEEQKENTLKGLAKAKGFIRSEIGQRIRLRKTPEITFEFDESIGYGHRIDTLLHEINKDGKREE
- a CDS encoding polysaccharide deacetylase family protein, giving the protein MKVRILAYICIFSLYVSLGSYSVFAQDNLHEEIQKHAKQYEIAPQNAMIDKIWKATPGYNGRQVDIEASYNNMKKLKEFDQKYLEFKEVSPSVHLEDLSPAPIYRGHPNKKMVGLTINVAWGNEYLPRILEILKKYDVKATFFLEGRWVKENLRFAKMIVDAKQEVGNHSYTHPNMKTLSSDEIRDQLQKTNRMIEVATNQKVRWFAPPSGSFRDEVVKIADDFQMGTIMWTVDTIDWQRPEPDVLLQRVMRKIHPGAIILMHPTSSTAEALDIMITKLKEQGYKVGNITELLDEKRVD
- a CDS encoding DUF503 domain-containing protein; translation: MIVASLSFECMIYDVHSLKEKRAILQRVLTRVKQRYNVAVSEVGHQDVWQRTEIAIVSVSSNRVICEKEMNRVLEYIDSFPEIERTITQLEWY
- the ribF gene encoding bifunctional riboflavin kinase/FAD synthetase, coding for MKLIHLTHPHEQNKLELPPTVMALGFFDGIHLGHQCVIRTAKKIADDRGYKSAVMTFHPHPSVVLGKKDAHVEYITPMRDKEKIVESLGIDILYVIKFDESFAGLLPQQFVDDYIIGLNVKHVVAGFDYSYGRLGKGKMETLPFHARGEFTQTVIEKVEFQEEKVSSTALRKLIRNGEMEQIPSILGRAYTVAGTVIHGDKRGRQIGFPTANVGLSDEYLLPPVGVYAVRLKVHDEWYDGVCNIGYKPTFKEDERQLSIEVHLFEFNKDIYDQNVTVEWHMRIREEKKFNGIDELVEQIAKDKKTAQEYFASEKNILAFSNEK